The DNA window GCCCGCTTCGGGGGAAGGTCCTTCAGGGTATTGGTCGTCGCCCCCACTGTCACCCGCATGAGATCCCTGAAACGCCTCACCGAGTCCCAAGGCGGGCAGAGGATGTTCTGGTTCGCGCCCCTCAGTGATATCACCGCTGAGAAAATTGTGGAGCCCATATGGCAACTGGCGGGGGAGAGCGCCAAGGCTCGATTGTTTGGGTCGATCGCGGCGCCACCGCAGGCTGACGCAACTCCCGCCCCCACCCGTTAGCCCCCCATCGAGTGTTGAATCCACCGGCAGTCACAGAGCATTCGCCTGGCGTTGCTGCTCCATCAGGTCGCGGGCCAGGAACCCGAGACGATAAAGGCGCCCCTCTGGACTGACACGTATTGTCGATACTCGAAGGACGACGCCCGTCAGTTGCCCGGCGCCGGAGAGGCGTTCTACACAGCCAGCTTTGTTCCTGCCGACCTTAATGGCATGAGCCTCGTTGTGAGCCCCCGCGTCAGGCGGTAGTATAAAATAGCGAACATGGTCCCTTTCGGGGGCCGAGTCATGCGAAGCAGCCGGCTAGTGGTGGCCCTATTGGCGGCGGCTCTCGCCTCAGGTCTGCCAGCGTTCGGCTGGACGCCGGGGTCTGGCTCATCCGTGGCAGAGACGGACTCGATGCACAACTGCCCGTCGCCTGGCAGGTGGGCAATATCGGTATGGAGCGGCCGAGATGGGACGACCGCCGCTGATGCCGTGGCGACGTGCGGCCCCGATGCAGTGGAAGCTGCCTATTACCTCGACCCCCAGACCAGCAGCTGGTCACGCTGGATTCGGGGGCGCCCCGATATCAGCACCCTGGCGACACTCAATAACCTCCAAGGGATCGTCGCCCTTGGGGCGGCAGCGGCTAGCCCAGCGCCTATACCTGTGCCTTCAGGGGCGGAAAACAGGGTGCAAGATTGTCCCGCCGCCGGGAAGTGGGCTATATCTGTCTGGAGCGGCCATGACGCCATTGGTGCCGGCCAGGCGCTTGCTACCTGCGGCCCCGGTGCAGTGGAGGCCGCCTACTACCTCGATCCCCGGACTGGCGGCTGGTCACGCTGGTTTTCTGGGCGGCCCGAAATCAGCACGCTCACGACACTCAATAACCTCCAAGGAATCATCACCCTGGGCACCGCAAGCTTCACCTTGGCCGTGGACAAGTTCGGGGAGGGCGTCATCAACAGCAGTCCCGGGGGTATCGACTGCGGCAAGGACTGCACCTCTCAATCCGTAAGCTTCCCATCAGGCAGCAGCGTCGTTCTCACCGCCACGGCCGAGCCCGGCTCCACCTTCTCCCACTGGTCCGGCTGTGATTCGGTCACCGATAATTCGTGCACTGTGAATGTAGATCAGGACAAGACGGTATTTGCCACGTTTGCGTTCAGCGAGGTGAAGATTCCCGAAACCACCAAGGTGCTAGACGAGGCCACCATGCAGATGCTCGTCCGGCAGGAAGGCTCCACCTACTACTTCCAGCCCCAGGCGCAGGCCGCGGCTGGCCTGCAACCGGGCGACGTCATCGTCAGTGCGGCTGGCGGCGCGCTCCTCCGCAAGGTCACCGCCATCAGCACGACAGCTCAGCAGATCGCCGTCCAAACAGCGCCGGCCACCCTCGAGGATATCGTCGAGCGCGGCACCATAGTCGTCCACCAGGTTCTCGCCCCCACTCAACCGGCGTCTCACCCAGGGGTGGTGACACAAGGTGACCTGGTCAGCCAGGCGGGCTCATCATCCTGGGGCTTTACCATCCCCATCAACGTCCAGCTGGGAAGTGGGCCGGCGGGATTCACTGTCTCTGGTCAGGTCTCCTTCAATGCCGAGCTTGATATCGCCATATCGTTCGACGGCTGGGACTGGAACTGCTGGTGCTATCCCGTGAAGGAGGCCAGGGCCATTCTCATCTTTGAGACCACCTCCACCCTCAACGGCGCCGGCGGCTCCGTGAGCGCCGAGCAGGAGATCTGGGAGTGCGGAGTCGGCTGTCTGCCTACTATCGTAGTAATGGTCGGCCCCGTCCCCGTCGTCTTCCAGCCCGAGGCCTCCCTCAACGTGGGCGCCTCCATCGGGGCCACCGCCGACCTCGGCGCCGGACTTACCGTGCAGAACAGATTTAGGACCGGCGTCGGTTACCTCCGTGGCCAGGGTTGGCGGTCCGTAAACGAGTACGCCCCCACCTTCTCCGCCTCCCAGCCCACCATCACCGGCAGCGCCGAGGCTAAGGTGTATCTGGAAGGCCAGATCGGGGCCAAGGTCTACTGGGTTGTGGGGCCGTACTTCGGCCTGGAGGGCTTCCTCCAGTTCGAGGCCGAGCCCTCGGAGATGCCCTGGTGGACTCTCTATGGCGGCATAGGCGCTTCCGCCGGCATCGAGGCCGAAGTGCTGAGCAGCACACTAGCCGATTTCTCCTGGCCGTTCTGGGAACAGAAATGGCCGCTGCTCCAGGCACCCACGTACACCCTGTCGGTGAGCAGGGTGGGCCAGGGCACGGTGGCCAGCGGCCCGCCCGGCATCCAGTGCGGCACCGACTGCAGCGAGACCTACAATGGCTTCATCACCACGGTCACGCTGACCGCCACGCCCGATCCGGGCTGGCAGTTGTCCTCCTGGTCGGGCTGTGATTCGGTCTCCGGCGCCACCTGCACCGTCAGCATAAGCTCCGACAGGAGCGTCACCGCCGTCTTCACATCTCAACCCGCGCCGCCCTCGACCTGGCGGGAGACCGAGGATTTTCAGACAGGCGACCCCCTCTCCCGCTGGCAGCTCTCGCCGCCGGGCGGTTGCGTTCCCACTTCCAGTGAGGTGAACCAGTCCATCGATGGCTACCTGCGCCAGGAAGCCCAGGGCGGCCAGATGGACGGCAAGGACTGCGTCAGCTTCACCGCGACACGTGACTTCGCCGTGCCGCCAGGCTTCTCTATCGAAACCCTCGACCTCGCTGTCTCCTGGCGGGTGCCCCAGTTCAGCTCTCCCGCTGACACTCAGGGCGGCAAGGAAGGCTATGCCAGCATTGCCTTGTATTTTCTGGACAGCCAGGGAAGGAGACTTGTGGACAGTCAGGACCCCAGGGTGGACCGGCTCGAGTACCGCGTCTCCTGCGACGACCGAAGCGGCCAAGGCACATCTTATTGCACGCCTCCTTTATACGGCATGTCTGGCGAGTTCCTGCCCAGGGTGGTGCTGGTGCACGGTCAGGGCCAGGAGCCCAATTGGCAGCGGCTCAACGTCCGGCCTTCCTCTGATTTCAGCCTCGACTGGAGCCGGGTGCGCACCGTGAGGGTCGCCTTCGAGTTCGCCGCGGGCTGGATGTACGAGGACTCCTGGGCGGTCGAATGGGACGATCTGGAGCTAGAAGCCACGCCCTAGCATAGAGGGTTGTGAAGACATAGAGAAAAGCCACGTTTACAGCTATGTGTGGCTCGGGGGTCTTCTGACTGGGAGGTAGCTGCGTGTCCGGCCCGGCCACGCCCGTGGCCCACATCCGGCGGGGCCCGCGGCCGTACGCGTAGCCGCGACAACTCACCTCACCAAGGCTGCCAAGAACCGTCTCTATTCCTCCAGACATAGCCTCAACGATAGCGTCACCCGAGCTTGACAGAAGAGAACATAAGTTCTTATACTCATGACGTACTGAGGTCGCCCCATGGACATCGCCTGCGTGCATATCCCCCGCTTCGCCGTCGAAGTCGAGCGGCAGCGCCGCAACGACGTAGCTACCCGCCTCATCCTCATCGGCGACGCCAGCGTCTTCGACTGCTCCCTGGGTGCGGAGGCCTCAGGCGTCCGGCAGGGCATGCGCATGTCGGAGGCCATCGGCCTTTGCCACCGGGCGGTGGTGCTGCCGCCGGACCTGCCCCACTATCAGCGCCGCTTCGAGGAGGTGCTGGACTTCCTCGAGGGCTACAGCCCAGCGGTGGAGTTGGCCGATTTGGGCACTGCCTACCTGTCGTTGGGTGGCCTTTTGTTGCAGCCAGAGTCCTTCGCCGATAGTCTTATCGCCTCCCTGCATCGGCGTTTCGGCTTCATGGCTGCGGTGGGCATCGCCGGGGGGAAGTTCACGGCGCGAGTGGCGGCCCAGACTACGCGGCCCGGCCTGGCGAAGATCGTGCCGCCGGGTGAGGAGGCGTCCTTCCTGGCGCCTCTGCCCATCGATCTCCTGCCTGCCAGCGACTCCATGCGCTGGCGGCTGGGCCTGCTGGGCCTCTACAGGATAGGTGACATCGCCCGGCTGCCCCTGGGGGCGTTCCAGCAGCAGTTCGGGCCGGAGGGCAGGCGCTGCTGGGAACTGGCCCAGGGCATCGATAGCGAGCCGCTGGTGCCACGGGTGAAGGAAGAGACTGTGGTCCGGCGGCTTCAGTTGGCGGCCCAAGCGGTCACTCTGGAGGCGATCCTAGTGGGCGTGGAGCGGCTGGTCCACACCGCCTACGCCGGTCCCGACCGCCGCGGCCGCTGGGTACGCAAGGCCGTGGTGCGGGCGGCTCTGGACACTGGCGGGACGTGGGAACTGGCGGTGCCCTTCCACGAGGCGCTGGCCGACCCCCGCGACGCCTGGTTCGCCGTCAAGAACGCCGTCGCCCGGCATCCGCCCGAGCGACCGGTGGAGGAGTTGGAGGTGGAACTGGTGGGCCTGAGCGCCGAGTCCGGCAAGCAGGCCAGCATGCTGGAAGGGAAGGGGAAGCTGTGGCGGCAGGTGGAAGAGGCGGCGCGCCAACTACGCGCCCAGCAGGGGCGCGCGGCGATAGGGAAGGTGGTGGAGGTGGAGCCATGGTCGCGCATCCCCGAGCGGCGGGTGGCCTTCGTCGAGTTCGACCAGTCGGCGTAGCCAGGCCTCTAAACCGCCCGCGGCCGGTTTGTGTGGAGGCCAATGAGGACGGCCGGCCTCTTGCTATCTGGCTCTCGGGTCGTCGTTACGCCGTGGCGGCGGTACTGGAGATTTGGCGCATCGACGACGAATGGTGGCGGGAGCAGCCGGTCTCGCGGACGTACTTCAGCCTGCTTCTAGAAGACGGGCGGACAGTGACGGTGTACCAGGATTTGATAGGACTACGATGGGCGAGCCAGGTCTATTGAGTGTCCGCCGACGGAAGCCACTCGACCGCCACCAAGTGTTCGACCTGGCGGAAGTGGGGGTCCCCGGTGACAACGGCGCCGCCCAAGCGCTGAGCGAGGGCGGCCACAAAACAGTCGGCGTAGCCGATGCCGCTGGCCGCCTTCAGGCGGGCGGCGGACAGAGCCAGCGGCCGGTCAACCCCCACAATCTCGATGGGCAGTTGATCGGCCGCCGCCAGCGCCTCCTGGGAAGCCTCGAGGCCACGGCGGTTCCCCACCGTGTAGACCATCTCGCCCAGGTTCACGACTGACATGTATAGCTCATGCTCACCTCGCTGGGCGCCCGCGAGCAATTCCTGCACCTTGGCTGCTCCCGGCTCCTCCTGGAACAACGCCATCAGAGCAAAGGAGTCCAGCACGTATCGGGCCGCCATCGGGCTACGAGCCTTCCTTACGGGCGCCCCACCGCTGCATCTCTTCCTGCTCGCGCTTCAGTTCCTGGCGCCTCTCCTCCAGCAGAGCCTCGGTCAGGGAAGGACCCCTCTTCAGCATGCCTCTCGCTTCCCGGATCGGGTCCTTCATGGCCGGAATAATGGCGATACGCCCGGCGTAGTCCACCACCTGCACCCTGTCCCCAGGCCGAATGCCGTAGCGCTGCCGGATCTCGCGGGGGATCACCACCCAGCCCTTTTTGGAGACCGTGACGGTAGCCACCTCTCTCTCCTTTCGTGCTACATGACTCAATTTAGTATAACAAAATAGCCAGATAGTATCGATAATGAAGCGCTTCTATGCCGATCTCCGCTGCCAGAGTCGCCGCTCCCTCGTGGACAGCGCCTGCTCCATCGAGGGGCAGGCACATCGACAACGCCTCGTGGAAGCGCCGTCCAGCGACCGGGTGTAGCAGTTGCTGCTGGACGTCGACCGAATAGCGGCAGCGTACCCGGTCCGGCAAGCGGAGAATTACATGAACACGCAGTGCACCTCAAGTAAGCTGCACGCAGGAGGTGCACGACATGCGAACATATATCGGCGTCGACTACCACCGAGGCTACTCATACATGACAGCCATGGACGAGACGGGCAACATACGCGCCCGAGGGCGGGTGGCGAACGACCGGGAGGAAGTAAGAGAGTTCGTGAGCCGCGCCAACTGCGACGGTGAGGCGGCCGCTGTTCTGGAGGCTAGCAGGAACTGGATGGTGATGTACGACTGGCTGGAGGAACTCGTGGGGGAAGTACATCTGGCCCATCCCCTCAAGGTTAAGGCGATCGCCGAGGCCAGGATCAAGACGGACAAGATAGACTCTGAGGTGCTGGCTCACCTCTTGCGTTGTGACCTTCTGCCTGAGGCCCATGTGCCAGCCGAGGCAACGCGCGTCGCCCGCAACATACTGCGACAGAGGATGTTCTTCGTCCGCGTACGCACGATGGTCAAGAACCGTGTCCGGGGCCTCCTGGACCGCTATCCGGAACTGGCCAAGTCTCAGCCTTGCAAGGACATTTTCTCCAAGGAAGACCTGCTGTGGCTTAGAGGTGTCTCCCTGAGGAGCGAAGATCAGCAGATGCTGGATGAGGAACTGGAGCTCTACGGGGCCCTGGAGCAGCACGTCCGGCGTAGTGATGCGTTGGTAGAGAAGCTGGCCCACGGAGACGAAAGAGTCAAGCTTCTGGAGACCATCCCCGGGATCGGCAAATTCTTCGGTGTCCTCATCGCTCATGAGGTCGACGATGTGAGGCGGTTCTCCAGCGAAAAGAAGTTCTTCAGCTACATAGGGATCGTCCCCTCCACCCATTCCTCTGGAGGAAGAACCTACCATGGCCGACTGACCAAGCAGGGAAACAAGTACCTGCGTTGGGCCTTCGTGGAGGCCATCTGGCCGGCCGTTCGGGGCGATCCGAGTCTGGCTGCCTACTACGCCAGGATTAAGGCGAGAGCAGGGCCTAACCCGGCGAAGATCGCTACCGCCGGACGCCTGGCCACAGTCGTGTACCGGGTTCTCAGTCAGGGTAGGCCCTATTATCGTAGTCAGGTCGCCGGTTCCAGGCCGCCCTCGTGCATCCTTGGTGGGCTGCACTAGCGGAGCCGCACCCCGAATGGAGATTGGGCAGCCTGGGACCTGGCCGCATGTAACGATGTGTTCTCTCTAACTGAGGGACCGATGGGAGGTTGGTCACGGACCCAATCCGAGGCAGCAGAAGGCGAGGCCGCGGCGAGGGTCGACGATTGACAACAGATTGACGGTCACTGCGCGTTCATAGGAGGATGCAGGATGCAAAGACTTTCTTGGAAATTCCCGCCCGCAGGCTTGACTTTTCCGTCGGGTTGACCATAATTTCCTGCCGTAAGGAGCGTGTGCGACGCGATGGCGGGTGCCAACAGCTGACGGGGGCATCACAGCTACGGCTGCTTGCCCCGACCAGACTCAGCCATCGGCGGCGTAACTGTGGCAGTTAACATCGGGAGGAGGCGGTTACGGTGTCATCAATAAGCCGAAGGCGGCTGTTGGGCTTCGCGGTCACGGGGGGAGCGGCCTTGACGGGCGGGACGCTCTTAAGCCAGCTAAGGCCTGGTATCGCCGAGGCAAAGAAGGAAATGGAGGCGCCATTCCTGCGTTTGAGCTTCGCCGTGGTGCCCGACCTGGCGGGGTACCAGGGTCTCTCCAGCATCACAGGCGATCCAGCCTGCGACTTCTCGGAGCCCCAGCCCGGACCATTCTGCGAGCCAAGGATGATGAAGCCTCTCGCTTCGGTGAACCCCGACGGTAGTCTCGTGGAGGGCGCCGCCACCATCGGTGAGATACGCTGCTGGGGCTGGGTGATGGATCCTACCAGCACCGCGGCGTGGTACTCCATAGACGCTGTCATGTGCTCTGAGGCCGGCGCTGCCGCGGCCGGGTCGCTGGGACCAGGTGCGGAGAAGAGACAGATCGAGGAGATACGGGTCACCGCCCAAGGTAGAGCGGTGATTAACGCGGCCATGGCAGGCCTCGGCGCCGGCGAGCCTGCGGGCCTGCTGGTAGTCACGGGCGGCTGGGTGCGGATGGCCAGCGGTAGGCTCCCGCTCTTTCCAGTCGTTGGCGGCTGGTGGTCATACAGCGCCTGGGCGGCCGGAAGCACGACCCTAAAGGCCGACGTCGCCATCGTTCTCTCTCATGATGGTACTACCACTCCGAAAATGTAGCATTGGCGCCGGAGCCTAGGCGCACGCACGAGGCCACGGCAGCTGCGTGACCAGTTCCTTGACTATACGAACGCATGTTCGTATACTGTAGGCGTGGCCTGCGCTGAGCTCCACGCCCACTCCAACTTCTCCTTCCTCGATGGCGCCTCGCACATCGAGGAGCTGGTGCTGCGGGCGCGGGAGCTGGGATACGAGGCCCTCGCCCTCACGGACCACGACGGTCTTTACGGGGCGATGGAGTTCGCCCAGTGCGCCCGCGCCTGGGGCCTCAGGCCCATCACCGGCGCCGAGGTGACGCTGGCCGATGGCCACCACCTGACCCTCCTCTGCGAGACCCAGCGCGGCTACGCCAACCTCTGTCGTCTTCTCACCCACGCCCATCTGGAGCACGAGCGCGGAAAGCCCTGCATCGAGCCCGAGGTGCTCGCCCGCCACACCGAGGGGCTCATTGCCCTCTCTGGCTGCCGGCGGGGCGAGGTGCCGTCGCTGGTAGCGGAGGGTCGCTATGGCGAGGCGGAGGAGGCCGCCCGCCGCTACGCCGCGATGTTCGGCCCGCAAGACTTCTTCATCGAGCTTCAGAACAATCTGGTCTACGGCGATGGCCGTCGCAACCGCGCCCTGGCCGACCTGGCCGAGCACATCGGGGTGGGTGTCGTCACCACGGGCAACGTCCACTACCATGTGCGGGAGCGCCACCGCCTCCAGGACGTGCTGGTGGCCATCAAGAACCGCACGACGCTGGACGCCAGCCACCGCCTGCGCCGCGAGAACTCCGAGTACTACCTGAGGCCACCGGCCGAAATGGCCGCGCTCTTTCGCGACTACCCGGAGGCCGTGGCCAACACCGTCCGCATCGCCGAGCGCTGTCAGTTCAACCTCACCCGCGACCTGGACTACCGCTTCCCCGATTGCCCTGTCCCTGAGGGCGAGACGATGGACTCCTACCTGCGCCAGCTCTGCTATCGCGAAGCGCAGCTCCGCTACGGCCGCATCACGCCGGTGGTACGCGAGCGCCTGGAGGAGGAGCTCCGACTAGTGGAACAGCACGGGCTGGCCGGCTTCTTCCTCATCCACCGCGAGATCCTCCAGCTCGCCTACCAGGTGGCCGAGGAGGTGCGCGGCCGGCCCGCCCTGGCCCCACCCGGCCGGGGCCGCGGCTCGTCCGTGGGCTCGCTCATCTGCTACCTCATCGGGCTGTCGCACATCGACCCCATCGCCAACGGCCTCTTCCTGGGCCGC is part of the Armatimonadota bacterium genome and encodes:
- a CDS encoding replication-relaxation family protein, producing YGYAVEGWRYELPIREDVDDPDQKVPPLVLRPDAYFTLLVGQRRLHLFLEVDMGTESHGRFGAKTRRYLAYKQSTLFRARFGGRSFRVLVVAPTVTRMRSLKRLTESQGGQRMFWFAPLSDITAEKIVEPIWQLAGESAKARLFGSIAAPPQADATPAPTR
- a CDS encoding DNA polymerase Y family protein, encoding MDIACVHIPRFAVEVERQRRNDVATRLILIGDASVFDCSLGAEASGVRQGMRMSEAIGLCHRAVVLPPDLPHYQRRFEEVLDFLEGYSPAVELADLGTAYLSLGGLLLQPESFADSLIASLHRRFGFMAAVGIAGGKFTARVAAQTTRPGLAKIVPPGEEASFLAPLPIDLLPASDSMRWRLGLLGLYRIGDIARLPLGAFQQQFGPEGRRCWELAQGIDSEPLVPRVKEETVVRRLQLAAQAVTLEAILVGVERLVHTAYAGPDRRGRWVRKAVVRAALDTGGTWELAVPFHEALADPRDAWFAVKNAVARHPPERPVEELEVELVGLSAESGKQASMLEGKGKLWRQVEEAARQLRAQQGRAAIGKVVEVEPWSRIPERRVAFVEFDQSA
- a CDS encoding type II toxin-antitoxin system VapC family toxin; its protein translation is MAARYVLDSFALMALFQEEPGAAKVQELLAGAQRGEHELYMSVVNLGEMVYTVGNRRGLEASQEALAAADQLPIEIVGVDRPLALSAARLKAASGIGYADCFVAALAQRLGGAVVTGDPHFRQVEHLVAVEWLPSADTQ
- a CDS encoding AbrB/MazE/SpoVT family DNA-binding domain-containing protein; translated protein: MATVTVSKKGWVVIPREIRQRYGIRPGDRVQVVDYAGRIAIIPAMKDPIREARGMLKRGPSLTEALLEERRQELKREQEEMQRWGARKEGS
- a CDS encoding IS110 family transposase; the encoded protein is MRTYIGVDYHRGYSYMTAMDETGNIRARGRVANDREEVREFVSRANCDGEAAAVLEASRNWMVMYDWLEELVGEVHLAHPLKVKAIAEARIKTDKIDSEVLAHLLRCDLLPEAHVPAEATRVARNILRQRMFFVRVRTMVKNRVRGLLDRYPELAKSQPCKDIFSKEDLLWLRGVSLRSEDQQMLDEELELYGALEQHVRRSDALVEKLAHGDERVKLLETIPGIGKFFGVLIAHEVDDVRRFSSEKKFFSYIGIVPSTHSSGGRTYHGRLTKQGNKYLRWAFVEAIWPAVRGDPSLAAYYARIKARAGPNPAKIATAGRLATVVYRVLSQGRPYYRSQVAGSRPPSCILGGLH
- the dnaE gene encoding DNA polymerase III subunit alpha, with amino-acid sequence MACAELHAHSNFSFLDGASHIEELVLRARELGYEALALTDHDGLYGAMEFAQCARAWGLRPITGAEVTLADGHHLTLLCETQRGYANLCRLLTHAHLEHERGKPCIEPEVLARHTEGLIALSGCRRGEVPSLVAEGRYGEAEEAARRYAAMFGPQDFFIELQNNLVYGDGRRNRALADLAEHIGVGVVTTGNVHYHVRERHRLQDVLVAIKNRTTLDASHRLRRENSEYYLRPPAEMAALFRDYPEAVANTVRIAERCQFNLTRDLDYRFPDCPVPEGETMDSYLRQLCYREAQLRYGRITPVVRERLEEELRLVEQHGLAGFFLIHREILQLAYQVAEEVRGRPALAPPGRGRGSSVGSLICYLIGLSHIDPIANGLFLGRFLNEEMASVPDIDLDFPRDIRERLILRIYEHFGQEHVGLVATFPTYRIRGAVREVGKVLGLPPAELDRLAKVSEGGSAKTIREEMGRLAHYRDKLDAPLWRHLADLVEQIAGFPRHVSQHVGGMVISSKPLVELVPLEQSAMEGRVLIQWDKDSVDDARMIKIDFLALGMLSAVDECLNLIAEHHGKRIDLSRIDFRDERVYDAICQADTMGVFQIESRAQMQTLPRTRPRSLEDLTVEVAIIRPGPIVGGAVNPYIRRRMGKEPVTYDHPALEPVLSETL